The following coding sequences lie in one Globicephala melas chromosome 15, mGloMel1.2, whole genome shotgun sequence genomic window:
- the PRR14 gene encoding proline-rich protein 14 isoform X2, producing the protein MDLPGDSSPPSRQGLCRQPLARALWGARSPKRPKLQPLGAPSPLEKASRRVLAVVLEDVMAAHMVPLVPQEEISTPRHCSNRRDSVHSHPPASPPRQATWSPQTRPPDPLHLCREPLSRVHRPHSTLRRRSRTTPGPEEGPSQKVDQAPQPTLVVMLEDIASSRPPAEGFADETPNFTVPARRTEPRMMVHQPKPPPRDVEPSFQPSALSANPLESPPPAPDPVLELPSTPPPSSLLRPRLSPWGLAPLFHSVRSKLESFADIFLTPNKAPRPPPPSPPMKLELKIAISEAEQSGAAEGTASVSPRPPIRQWRAQDQNPPAPLPKPSLGRSHSCPDLGPPGPDTCSWPPAPPHPSRPRPRRHTVGGGEMARAPPPPRPCLRKEVFPLGGVGGSPPLVTSCSSTTSTSSFSEPAEPRLSSTKRKEPRASEDQSMGKVSRFRIRRTPARSQPNLTPMGLPRPIRLNKKEFSLEEIYTNKNYQSPTTRRTFETIFEEPRERNGTLIFTSSRKLRRTVEFRDSSLPRSRRPSRGARAAAGRTLTPNLAPSPDVGPLLQQRLQELDALLLEEEEGDRERPHRT; encoded by the exons ATGGACTTGCCCGGGGACTCCAG CCCGCCTAGCCGGCAGGGTCTGTGCCGCCAGCCCCTGGCTCGAGCGTTATGGGGAGCCAGGAGCCCCAAACGGCCGAAGCTGCAGCCCCTCGGGGCCCCTTCGCCGTTGGAAAAAGCCTCTCGGCGGGTCCTGGCCGTGGTCCTGGAAGATGTCATGGCTGCCCACATG GTCCCCCTGGTGCCCCAAGAGGAGATCTCCACCCCACGGCACTGCAGCAACCGTCGGGATTCTGTCCACAGCCATCCACCTGCCTCACCACCCCGACAGGCCACGTGGTCCCCACAAACCAG GCCTCCCGACCCACTGCACTTATGCCGAGAGCCCTTGAGCCGTGTGCATCGGCCCCATTCCACACTGAGGCGGCGATCAAGGACAACACCTGGCCCAGAGGAGGGCCCTTCACAAAAGGTGGACCAGGCCCCCCAGCCCACTCTGGTGGTGATGCTAGAGGACATTGCCAGCTCCAGACCCCCAGCGGAG GGCTTTGCCGATGAGACTCCCAACTTCACCGTCCCAGCGAGAAG AACTGAGCCAAGGATGATGGTTCACCAGCCAAAGCCTCCACCCAGGGATGTGGAACCCTCATTCCAGCCATCTGCCCTGTCTGCAAACCCTCTGGAGAGCCCACCACCAG CCCCAGATCCTGTTCTGGAGCTCCCATCGACCCCACCGCCATCCAGCCTTTTACGCCCCCGCCTCAGTCCCTGGGGCTTGGCCCCCCTCTTCCATTCCGTCCGCTCCAAGCTGGAGAGCTTTGCTGACATCTTCCTCACACCCAACAAAGCCCCACGGCCCCCGCCCCCATCACCCCCCATGAAGTTGGAGTTGAAGATTGCCATCTCAGAGGCCGAGCAGTCTGGGGCTGCTGAGGGCACTGCATCTGTCAGTCCCCGGCCCCCTATCCGCCAATGGCGGGCCCAAGACCAGAATCCCCCAGCACCTCTCCCTAAGCCCTCTCTGGGCCGAAGCCACTCCTGCCCTGATCTGGGGCCCCCCGGCCCAGATACCTGCAGCTGGCCCCCTGCTCCACCCCACCCAAGCCGGCCACGGCCTCGGCGGCAcactgtgggtggtggagagaTGGCCCGAGCCCCGCCACCCCCTCGGCCCTGTCTCCGGAAAGAGGTCTTCCCTCTTGGAGGAGTGGGAGGCTCTCCTCCCCTCGTCACATCTTGCTCGTCTACCACGTccacttcttccttctctgaacCTGCAGAACCCAG GTTGAGCTCAACCAAGAGGAAGGAGCCAAGGGCCTCAGAAGACCAG AGCATGGGAAAGGTTTCTCGATTCAGAATACGCAGGACACCGGCCCGTTCTCAACCAAACCTTACACCAATGGGGCTGCCTCGACCAATCAG GTTGAACAAGAAGGAGTTCAGCTTAGAAGAAATTTACACCAACAAGAATTACCAGTCACCCACAACCAGGAG GACCTTTGAGACCATCTTTGAGGAACCCCGGGAGCGCAACGGGACTCTGATTTTCACCAGCTCAAGGAAGCTCCGGCGAACTGTAGAGTTTCGGGACAGTAGTCTTCCTCGATCCCGGCGGCCATCTCGCGGGGCCCGGGCTGCAGCTGGCAGGACCCTTACTCCCAATCTGGCCCCCAGCCCAGATGTAGGACCCCTGCTGCAGCAGCGACTGCAGGAGCTGGATGCCTtgctcctggaggaggaggaaggggatcGAGAGCGGCCCCATCGGACTTAG
- the PRR14 gene encoding proline-rich protein 14 isoform X1: protein MDLPGDSSPPSRQGLCRQPLARALWGARSPKRPKLQPLGAPSPLEKASRRVLAVVLEDVMAAHMVPLVPQEEISTPRHCSNRRDSVHSHPPASPPRQATWSPQTRPPDPLHLCREPLSRVHRPHSTLRRRSRTTPGPEEGPSQKVDQAPQPTLVVMLEDIASSRPPAEGFADETPNFTVPARRTEPRMMVHQPKPPPRDVEPSFQPSALSANPLESPPPAPDPVLELPSTPPPSSLLRPRLSPWGLAPLFHSVRSKLESFADIFLTPNKAPRPPPPSPPMKLELKIAISEAEQSGAAEGTASVSPRPPIRQWRAQDQNPPAPLPKPSLGRSHSCPDLGPPGPDTCSWPPAPPHPSRPRPRRHTVGGGEMARAPPPPRPCLRKEVFPLGGVGGSPPLVTSCSSTTSTSSFSEPAEPRLSSTKRKEPRASEDQVLSDPKTKSMGKVSRFRIRRTPARSQPNLTPMGLPRPIRLNKKEFSLEEIYTNKNYQSPTTRRTFETIFEEPRERNGTLIFTSSRKLRRTVEFRDSSLPRSRRPSRGARAAAGRTLTPNLAPSPDVGPLLQQRLQELDALLLEEEEGDRERPHRT, encoded by the exons ATGGACTTGCCCGGGGACTCCAG CCCGCCTAGCCGGCAGGGTCTGTGCCGCCAGCCCCTGGCTCGAGCGTTATGGGGAGCCAGGAGCCCCAAACGGCCGAAGCTGCAGCCCCTCGGGGCCCCTTCGCCGTTGGAAAAAGCCTCTCGGCGGGTCCTGGCCGTGGTCCTGGAAGATGTCATGGCTGCCCACATG GTCCCCCTGGTGCCCCAAGAGGAGATCTCCACCCCACGGCACTGCAGCAACCGTCGGGATTCTGTCCACAGCCATCCACCTGCCTCACCACCCCGACAGGCCACGTGGTCCCCACAAACCAG GCCTCCCGACCCACTGCACTTATGCCGAGAGCCCTTGAGCCGTGTGCATCGGCCCCATTCCACACTGAGGCGGCGATCAAGGACAACACCTGGCCCAGAGGAGGGCCCTTCACAAAAGGTGGACCAGGCCCCCCAGCCCACTCTGGTGGTGATGCTAGAGGACATTGCCAGCTCCAGACCCCCAGCGGAG GGCTTTGCCGATGAGACTCCCAACTTCACCGTCCCAGCGAGAAG AACTGAGCCAAGGATGATGGTTCACCAGCCAAAGCCTCCACCCAGGGATGTGGAACCCTCATTCCAGCCATCTGCCCTGTCTGCAAACCCTCTGGAGAGCCCACCACCAG CCCCAGATCCTGTTCTGGAGCTCCCATCGACCCCACCGCCATCCAGCCTTTTACGCCCCCGCCTCAGTCCCTGGGGCTTGGCCCCCCTCTTCCATTCCGTCCGCTCCAAGCTGGAGAGCTTTGCTGACATCTTCCTCACACCCAACAAAGCCCCACGGCCCCCGCCCCCATCACCCCCCATGAAGTTGGAGTTGAAGATTGCCATCTCAGAGGCCGAGCAGTCTGGGGCTGCTGAGGGCACTGCATCTGTCAGTCCCCGGCCCCCTATCCGCCAATGGCGGGCCCAAGACCAGAATCCCCCAGCACCTCTCCCTAAGCCCTCTCTGGGCCGAAGCCACTCCTGCCCTGATCTGGGGCCCCCCGGCCCAGATACCTGCAGCTGGCCCCCTGCTCCACCCCACCCAAGCCGGCCACGGCCTCGGCGGCAcactgtgggtggtggagagaTGGCCCGAGCCCCGCCACCCCCTCGGCCCTGTCTCCGGAAAGAGGTCTTCCCTCTTGGAGGAGTGGGAGGCTCTCCTCCCCTCGTCACATCTTGCTCGTCTACCACGTccacttcttccttctctgaacCTGCAGAACCCAG GTTGAGCTCAACCAAGAGGAAGGAGCCAAGGGCCTCAGAAGACCAGGTGCTTTCAGACCCCAAGACCAAG AGCATGGGAAAGGTTTCTCGATTCAGAATACGCAGGACACCGGCCCGTTCTCAACCAAACCTTACACCAATGGGGCTGCCTCGACCAATCAG GTTGAACAAGAAGGAGTTCAGCTTAGAAGAAATTTACACCAACAAGAATTACCAGTCACCCACAACCAGGAG GACCTTTGAGACCATCTTTGAGGAACCCCGGGAGCGCAACGGGACTCTGATTTTCACCAGCTCAAGGAAGCTCCGGCGAACTGTAGAGTTTCGGGACAGTAGTCTTCCTCGATCCCGGCGGCCATCTCGCGGGGCCCGGGCTGCAGCTGGCAGGACCCTTACTCCCAATCTGGCCCCCAGCCCAGATGTAGGACCCCTGCTGCAGCAGCGACTGCAGGAGCTGGATGCCTtgctcctggaggaggaggaaggggatcGAGAGCGGCCCCATCGGACTTAG